DNA from Daucus carota subsp. sativus chromosome 1, DH1 v3.0, whole genome shotgun sequence:
ATGAGGCGTTTTCAGGCAGAGTGGTGCCTAATTCCATCACTGAACTAGAACATTCATCTCATGCAGTGGCATGGTTGCCAATTGGTGAAGAATGGAGACTCATACGAAGAGTTTTAACTTCTTACTTGACTAACTCAAAAACACTGGACTTGTTGAGAGGTATCAGACACGACGTGGTTCAAGAAATGGTTTGCCATCTCAAGGATGTTTGTACAAAGGGAGAGAGTGTTGGAATCAACAAGATTGCCTTCACAACTATCATGAATATGATGTCGAGGACGTGTTTTTCTGTGAATGTGGATGAGTATGAGCTGGGAAATGAGAAGGGTTTTAGGAATGCAGTGACTACTATAATGAAGATTACTGCGAAATTCAATATTGCTGATTATTTCCCTTGTGTTAGATGTGTGGATCCTCAGAGAGCAAGGCAAAAGGCCAAGGCTGCTTATGGATGTCTTGAACAACtttgtgattattttattcaccaGAGGCTAAACCAGAGAAGCTCTGGTATTTCAAGACGCGGAGATATATTGGATTCTTTGCTCGATTTCAGCCAAGAAAATCAATCTGATTTTAACTTGAAACATATTCAAGTTCTGCTAGTGGTATTGTTCCTTGATCCTCTATCATACTGGACTAGTACTTAATTTTTCAGTGACTATGGTTTAGTTTCTGAtgtaactttttttattttgaaggaACTGTTTTTGGCTGGTACAGAAACTAGTGCCATAACGACTGAATGGGCATTAGCTGAGCTAATAAGCCATCCACACATAATGTTGAAACTACGCGATGAAATCTCTGAGATGGTCAGAAAAAGGGGAACAATTGAAGAAACGGAGATTCTTCGACTACCCTATCTgcaggctgttgttaaggagaCAATGAGATTGCACCTTGCAGTGCCTTTTCTGGTTCCCCATAAGACCGAAGAAGATGTAAACATAAGTGGCTACGTCGTACCCAAGGACACACAAGTTTTGGTGAATGCATGGGCTATAGCTAGAGACTCTGATACTTGGGACAAGCCTACATGTTTTATACCAGAGAGGTTCTTGAAAAGTGGAATGGATTTCAAGGGCCAAACTTTCTCCTTCCTCCCGTTTGGTTCAGGGCGTCGGATGTGCCCTGGAATGCCACTTGCTCACAGAGTGGTGAGCTTGATGATAGTTTCCCTTGTTCATTATTTTGAATGGAAACTTCCCAATGAATCAACAGAACCTGAGGGCTTAGACATGACTGAAAGTTTTTCATTAACATTGCAGAAGGCTAAGCCTCTTGTTGCTGTTCCCACCGCAAGGCCTTAAATAAGAATTGTCATTGTTTTACTGTAAGGCTTGATTCGAATACCATTACATTTGTAATTGAGGTTTTGTAGATTCTGCAGGAAGATGTGTGCTTTTTGTACAAGTTCATTGGAATATGCATACTGTAACATTGAACTGCACAAAGATAAATTTGCGTTTTGTATTTGATAGTTTAGGACAATTCCATGGATGTTATGAGTTAGCTTATTAATCTAAGAAATTACAAGGATCTGTAAGAAAGAACCAAGTACCAACACAAACAAATGCCAACCAAATTGGAAACACCCCCGATTGAATGAAATGTAGCAGATGATCCTCGGCTGCCTTTTTCGACTAAAACTTGACAGAGATGGGATTTCTCACCACATGTTTACCAGACATCCACATAAGCGATCCTTGAACAAATGGAGTCTTGGGAGCCTCGCCTGATGGGCTGAACTGCACTTTATAGGTCAGTTTCTGGTTCACACTCGAAAACTCAAGGGTAGCTGGGGTGACACTAACAACGACACCAGGTGGGGAAACAATTTTCAAAGTGTAAGATGAAACAGCATCGCCGACATTAGTCACAACTCTAGAGAATTCTACTGTTGAGGAGCCTAATGCAATAGAGAAAGAAGGGTAGTTTAGCTGAGCTTCAGGGATGCTTGTTTCATTAGCACAGCTAACCACCCCATTAACAATCATTCCAACTTGTTCATCAGTGTATCCTAATCCGCACAAGTAAGGAATGTAATCAGATGGCTGAATGTCGTAGATAAGGCCAGGATCACTGGCTTTAGAAGGATTTACATGGCCTGCACCAATAGCAAAGAAGTCCGCAGGCAATTCATTTTGATCAATAATAGGATCGTTGGCTAGGTTTAGCTGATCAGCTGTGGTCATGATTGCAGACTTAATGGCAGCTGGAGACCAAGTCGGTTGGGTGCTCTTTAGCAAAGCTGCAATGCCACTAAGGTGAGGACAAGACATCGATGTGCCTGAAATCATATTGAAGGTTGCTGTCGTACTTGCGTTATCAATAGAAACAGGCCATGCTGCAAGAATGCTGACCCCAGGGCCTATGATGTCAGGTTTCAGGATTCCGGGGCTGGCAACACTGGGACCTCTAGATGAGAAAGACGTAACAGCAGGAGCCCAATCTACTCCAATTATAGTTCCCCTGAATAAGATTGTGGCCACAGGCGACGAGGTTGAATTCATATACTGCTTGACTGAAACTCCAACAGAATAGCCCACATGAGTTGCTGGAAGAACATGAGGATCAGCTAATGTACTTTCTCCGTCTAGCTCTTGATTCATTAGTATCATTGCAGCTCCACCAGCATCTTTCACTGTCTGTCCTTTGGCAATTCTTGCTATACCACCGCCTCTTTCACACAAGACTACTTTGCCTTTAACATCGACGTTGTCCAGTGAACCTTCAGCACACCATGCAGCATTCTCATCACCGTTTGAACCAGGGAAAACAAGTGGCATCAAAGTCTGAGGGAAATCCTTTGGCTGGAAGAGGGATTCACCATCCAATTCATCTTTGTTTCCCAGAAGTGCAGTTGCTCTTATGTTTCTATCAATCGTGCTAGCTCCAACAGTAAGAATCCAAGGAGCCTCATTCGACATAGTACTATTCTCCGGACCAGAATTCCCTGCTGAGCAACTCACAAAAATCCCCTTCTGAATAGCACTAAATGCCCCCACAGCAATACTATCAGCATAGAAAGGGGCTGACAGGCCTCCCAACGACAACGAAAGAACATCCACACCATCCTCCACAGCAGCATCCATTGCAGCCAATATATCACTCTCAGCACAAGTCTCTGAACAAACCTTGTACATTGCCACATGAGCCAGAGGCGCCATGCCAGAAGCCGTCCCATTCGCCATCCCAAACACATTAGCTCCCTTCACAAAATTCCCCCCTGCAGTACTCGCTGTATGAGTCCCATGCCCTTCCTCATCAGTAGGCGGTCCAGCCTCCCCTGCAACAAAATTCCTAGCTCCAATCAACTTATTATTACACGTCGTCCCCTCACACGACCCCTTCCACTTAGCCGGTGGAGGAGGCATCCCCTCATCGCTAAACGACGGATGATCAGATGTGATCCCAGTGTCCAAAAGCCCAATAATCACCCCCTTCCCATAACTTGAGCCATTCCAAACCCCAAAATTCTGGTGCAGCCCCAAGAAGTTAGGACTATGCGTCGTATGCAAAGAGTACACACTCTGCGGCCTAATCGACAAAACTCCATCCTTCTTCCCTACAACCTCAGCTTCCTCATCCGACAATCTA
Protein-coding regions in this window:
- the LOC108216962 gene encoding cytochrome P450 76T24, which gives rise to MDLFLLISLLSLSFLLLVIHHVRALCHSKNLPPGPRGLPIFGNLFDIGSKPHESLAKLAQLYGPLMTIKLGSVTSVVVSSPEMARQVLQKHDEAFSGRVVPNSITELEHSSHAVAWLPIGEEWRLIRRVLTSYLTNSKTLDLLRGIRHDVVQEMVCHLKDVCTKGESVGINKIAFTTIMNMMSRTCFSVNVDEYELGNEKGFRNAVTTIMKITAKFNIADYFPCVRCVDPQRARQKAKAAYGCLEQLCDYFIHQRLNQRSSGISRRGDILDSLLDFSQENQSDFNLKHIQVLLVELFLAGTETSAITTEWALAELISHPHIMLKLRDEISEMVRKRGTIEETEILRLPYLQAVVKETMRLHLAVPFLVPHKTEEDVNISGYVVPKDTQVLVNAWAIARDSDTWDKPTCFIPERFLKSGMDFKGQTFSFLPFGSGRRMCPGMPLAHRVVSLMIVSLVHYFEWKLPNESTEPEGLDMTESFSLTLQKAKPLVAVPTARP
- the LOC108204646 gene encoding subtilisin-like protease, giving the protein MAAFGFFLSIVCVLSFLCLSIAQNASFKTYIVHVRIVDDKALAQFENHEGYYRSFLPETISSSDQEVRMVHSYRNVVNGFAARLSDEEAEVVGKKDGVLSIRPQSVYSLHTTHSPNFLGLHQNFGVWNGSSYGKGVIIGLLDTGITSDHPSFSDEGMPPPPAKWKGSCEGTTCNNKLIGARNFVAGEAGPPTDEEGHGTHTASTAGGNFVKGANVFGMANGTASGMAPLAHVAMYKVCSETCAESDILAAMDAAVEDGVDVLSLSLGGLSAPFYADSIAVGAFSAIQKGIFVSCSAGNSGPENSTMSNEAPWILTVGASTIDRNIRATALLGNKDELDGESLFQPKDFPQTLMPLVFPGSNGDENAAWCAEGSLDNVDVKGKVVLCERGGGIARIAKGQTVKDAGGAAMILMNQELDGESTLADPHVLPATHVGYSVGVSVKQYMNSTSSPVATILFRGTIIGVDWAPAVTSFSSRGPSVASPGILKPDIIGPGVSILAAWPVSIDNASTTATFNMISGTSMSCPHLSGIAALLKSTQPTWSPAAIKSAIMTTADQLNLANDPIIDQNELPADFFAIGAGHVNPSKASDPGLIYDIQPSDYIPYLCGLGYTDEQVGMIVNGVVSCANETSIPEAQLNYPSFSIALGSSTVEFSRVVTNVGDAVSSYTLKIVSPPGVVVSVTPATLEFSSVNQKLTYKVQFSPSGEAPKTPFVQGSLMWMSGKHVVRNPISVKF